In the Malania oleifera isolate guangnan ecotype guangnan chromosome 1, ASM2987363v1, whole genome shotgun sequence genome, one interval contains:
- the LOC131157237 gene encoding transcription termination factor MTEF18, mitochondrial-like — protein sequence MISQVNYFVPSPVVIQKPVAVQSPSFVFVKIRCFRTSRTTHHPNLTLTEKALPSTSLSASRISRFVRTEAQEALFDYLHCTRNFYFADAEHISKNSPAFLQKLLSKIENEQHIARSLSKYFRYNPINEFEPFFESLGLTPSEFFSLLPRDLIFLSDDHVMLDNFHVLCDYGIPRSMIGKIFKEAKEVLGLDYGVLARKLQAYEELGLGTSTVIKLVSCCPSLLTSGINSEFIRVFEKLSGLGMKNDWIGGHLTNKSIYNWNRMLDTMEFLDKVGYSKEKIRTLFKTDPALLFEGSGKKIYILVGGLLKLGLSMNQVANLISQNPQILSRKFAQKLWRAVSFLLDIGMEMEEIGNIVSTHMQLMISHSLNGPKTVLRKLKVGRDGLCQIIKDDPNKMFILASKSSGINIEQKAGKNPSKILEKTAFLLRLGYTENSDEMVKALKQFRGRGDQLQERFDCLVQAGLDCNAVSNMIKQAPSVLNQTKDVLEKKIDCLQNCLGYPLESVVAFPAYLCYDMERINLRFSMYAWLRERNAAKHMLSLSTLLACSDKRFVKYFVSVHPEGSTIWESLKKSSSLC from the coding sequence ATGATTTCCCAGGTGAACTACTTTGTTCCATCTCCTGTTGTTATCCAGAAACCCGTTGCTGTGCAGAGCCCATCTTTTGTTTTTGTCAAAATTCGATGCTTTCGCACTTCTAGAACTACCCACCATCCTAATCTGACTCTCACAGAGAAAGCTCTGCCATCCACTTCTCTTAGTGCCAGCCGAATATCCCGTTTTGTGAGAACAGAGGCACAAGAAGCACTCTTCGATTACCTACATTGTACTAGAAACTTCTACTTTGCTGATGCTGAGCACATTAGCAAGAACTCTCCCGCTTTTCTTCAAAAACTGCTCTCCAAGATTGAGAATGAGCAACACATTGCCCGGTCTTTGTCTAAATATTTTCGATACAATCCCATCAATGAGTTTGAGCCATTCTTTGAAAGTCTAGGTTTGACCCCCTCCGAATTCTTTTCACTTCTTCCCCGTGACTTGATCTTCTTGAGTGATGATCACGTCATGCTCGACAACTTTCATGTTCTTTGTGATTATGGGATTCCCCGTAGTATGATTGGCAAGATATTTAAGGAAGCCAAGGAAGTGCTTGGACTTGATTATGGGGTGTTGGCTCGGAAACTTCAAGCTTATGAAGAACTGGGTTTGGGTACCTCCACGGTTATTAAGTTGGTGAGTTGCTGCCCCTCATTATTGACTAGTGGCATTAACAGTGAGTTTATCAGGGTTTTTGAGAAGTTGAGTGGATTAGGGATGAAAAACGACTGGATTGGAGGCCACCTAACCAATAAGAGCATATATAATTGGAACCGAATGCTTGACACGATGGAGTTTCTTGATAAAGTTGGTTATAGTAAGGAGAAGATAAGAACTTTGTTTAAAACAGATCCTGCCTTACTGTTTGAAGGCTCTGGGAAGAAGATCTACATATTGGTTGGTGGGTTACTTAAATTGGGTCTCAGTATGAATCAGGTTGCTAACTTGATCTCGCAGAACCCTCAGATTTTGTCCAGGAAGTTTGCTCAAAAGCTTTGGCGTGCAGTGAGTTTTTTGTTAGATATAGGAATGGAAATGGAAGAAATTGGAAATATTGTATCCACCCACATGCAACTAATGATATCACATTCTCTTAATGGACCAAAAACTGTTCTGAGAAAATTAAAAGTCGGGAGAGATGGCTTATGCCAAATTATAAAGGACGATCCGAATAAGATGTTCATTTTGGCTTCTAAATCAAGTGGTATCAACATTGAACAAAAAGCTGGAAAAAATCCAAGCAAGATTCTTGAGAAAACCGCATTTTTGTTGAGATTAGGATATACTGAAAACTCAGATGAGATGGTGAAGGCTTTGAAACAGTTTAGGGGCAGAGGAGATCAATTACAGGAGAGGTTTGATTGCCTGGTTCAAGCTGGTTTGGACTGCAATGCTGTCTCAAACATGATCAAACAAGCTCCATCAGTGCTAAATCAGACCAAAGATGTGCTTGAGAAAAAAATTGACTGTCTCCAAAATTGTTTAGGCTATCCACTGGAATCTGTGGTGGCATTTCCTGCATATTTATGTTACGATATGGAGAGGATCAATCTCAGATTTTCAATGTATGCATGGCTGAGAGAGAGAAATGCAGCAAAGCATATGTTATCCTTGAGCACACTCCTTGCTTGTTCAGATAagcgatttgtaaaatattttgttaGTGTCCATCCTGAAGGTTCAACCATATGGGAAAGTTTGAAGAAATCATCCTCCTTGTGCTAA